The genomic window GAATGTGTGGAATGTTTTGGCAGTTGATGATGACCCGAGAAAGCTAGACGAGATTGAGCGGATATTTTCCAGGGGAATTGATGATAACATCTTTTATTTCACAAAAGAGACTTCTTTTGATGAAGGGGCAAGGCTAATAGAGAAAAATAGGTTTGATTTTGTATTCCTTGATGTTCACGAGGATAAAAATGATCCTGACCCTTCTATAGAGCCGGCTGAAGAGGATCAAAGGGGAGAGGAAATTCTGCAAGCATTGCAGAACTCTAGATTTCTTCCTGTGATTTTTTATACAGGATTTCCAGATAAAGTTAGACATTTGTGTAGTCCTTTAGTGCAAGTGGTGAGTAAGGGTTCATCGGTCCAAGAGATTCGTGCGGCAGTGCAGGCAATACTGGATATGAAGTTACTCCACCTCTTTAAATATATTGAAGAGCAAGGTAGATCATATATGTGGGATTCGCTTAGCTCTACTCTGGATGGTCATTGGGGTGATATCAAGCCAAGGGAAATATCGCTGTTACTAGCGAGACACATATCAAAAAGCCTTTCTAAAGAGGTTATTAAGCAGCTTCTAGAAATGGATCATAAGATCATTGATCCACTAGAGATGTACTTATATCCACCAGAAGGTGATTCCTGTAATCCGGCTGATGTTTTCCGAAGTAAAGCTGATTCTTCTTTATGGATGGTGTTAACTCCAGCTTGTGATTTTGAGCAGTCTAAAGCAGATAATGTCTTATTGGCCAGAATAAAATCCATAACTGAACATCCAGTATATAATGAGTGGATGTCTGCTAAAGATGCTCTTGAAAAAATTCCGGAGAATGAAAGAACTAATGAACAGAAGCAAGGTGTTAAAAATTTAAAGGGAAAGGTGAAAAGTTTAGTAAAAAACCAAGCTGGCATTAGGTATAGATACTTACCTAAGGCATTTTTTCTTCCTGATTGTGTGGTTGATTTCCAAGAGCTAATACATTTGCCTGCAGAGCAATCAGAATATTATGAGCCTGTTTGTTCCTTGGATAGCCCTTTTCGTGAGGAAATGCTAAGTGCATTTTCGAAGTACTATGGTCGTATTGGGATACCTGATTATGATTCGTCTGTAATCTTGGAGCGCATAGAGAAGGAATATTTTGAATAATGTGCTCTCTACGCAATGATTCTCCTGATAGCAGCCCAAGTGCTACCTATAAATGGTAGATGTTTTATCGCCCGAGCAGCGCTCTTACTGTATGTCCCAGATTAAGGGGGCAGGTACTACGCCTGAACTGGCGTTGCGAAGAGCTCTGTGGCATCTCGGCTTTCGATATAGAATAAAGAGTAAACTACCGGGAAAACCAGATATTGTATATCCGACTTTGAAGGTTGCCATATTTGTAGATGGTTGCTTTTGGCATAAGTGTCCAAAGCACTATTCACCCCCCAAGACACGAGCAAAATTCTGGTCGGATAAAATATCGAAAAACGTCGCAAGAGATAAAAAGAACAATGTTTTACTCAAAAAACGGGGTTGGACAGTTGTTAGGTTCTGGGAGCATGAAATAAGGGATTCACTGGAAGATTGCGTAGTAACAGTTGTAAGAGCTCTGAAATCTAGACAGGTTAAAAGTTAGAAAGCCACTTAGTTATTGCCAGATGTGATCCAACCTTTTCCTTGAGGATTTTGACGATATCTGCCGCTGAAATGATGACTACTGGGTGATTATCATCCTTCAGTTCAGTGTACGCTTGGGGCGCTAAGTACGATGTGGTGACCATAACCCCGAATTGACGGTGTCGCAGCCTGGAGAGCAGGCGGGAAAGCTCCTTAACACCAACACCTGATCCGGGCTTGTAGCACTTTGCTTCCAGTGCGAAGTCCACCTCGATGGCACTGGGTCCAACGCCGATCTTGTAGCTCCCTATAGCATCTCTCCCACCATCTCGCCAGGGACGTGTGATCTCGCAGGAACCAATTGCTGGCATCATAAGCCGGGCAATTGCGACAGCGCAGTACTCAAAACGTACGGGGTTTTCCTTAAACTTCCTGTAGATTGATTCCAGGATTTTCAGATCCTCTGTCTTTTCGGGGAGCTGCTGCTCTTTACTGCGGATTTCCAGGCTGTGGGGTGCATAAAGAGGAGTAAATTTTCGAGAGTTTACCCAATCAAGCCAGATTTTCGGTGCATGTGGGGAATTGACGGTGCGGCCGTCTTTGATGTCATCAATCCACTTGCGTGATACAAGGGGAACATTCAAGACTGTAAAAATAGATTTATAGTTCTGGAAGCGCTGATTGTCGGAGCCTTTGGCTCGCCATATTGCCACCAAATCTTCATCGGGCCCAAGATTCTGCGCACCAGGAACAGCCAAGCCAAGAAATCGTACATCGCGATATTGCCCTGTTCCGCCGAACAGCAGTATTACAGGGAAGTGATCAAACGAAGTTGAAGTATGCCGGGCATCGAACAGGTTTCTGAGAATTAAATTGCCTTTTCTCGGAGTATCATGAATCTCGCGGACAGATTTGTTATCTCCAAAGTAAGTGAATAATCCACTTTCGGTGTCCAGGTGATCGGGCCAGTCTGAGTCGTTGAAGTTTGATTTGAGCGCAAGCAGCTTGAGCGTTTCTATTTCCGGCCGCTTGCCCAGATGTCGGAAGCCGGCTCCGCTGTCTACCCCCAACAGTTTGGGAAGTGGATCATCTGAAGCATTTCCTTCTCGGGATCCACCGTAAACTTGGTCAACAATTAAGTCAGTCTTCGAAAGGTTCACTTAGGATGCCAGATCTCTATCGCCCAGATGAATCTGGGAAATCTGTCTAAAAATCATTTCCATCACCGGTGAGCAAACACCATTTCCACACAATTTAACTTTTTCTCTTCTGTTACCGTGCGGAAGGGTATGTTTGGAGCCTGCCCCCATGGCCTTCAGCAGTTCTGGTGGCTGTAGCATTCTTATATACGGTGTAGTACCACTCCAGGTTACCAGCCCGAAACGATCCAATGTGGTTATCGTGCGAAGTGGAGCATCCAGAGATTGCCACCCCCCTGCATAATCGGAACCGTAATACACGATAATAAAGTCTTTGCCACGACCGAGCGACTCCATAGCCCTTTCGGCGCGCTCAATAGTGGCCTGGGCGCGCCCGGGTTTGTAAAGAGGGGTGCTTTTGTACTTTCCAGACCAGTCAATAACTGACCTTGCGTCTTTCAAGCCTCTCTTGTGAAGCGATTTAAGATCTTTCTCAGTTATGACTGAGCCTTCCTTATCGCAAATCAAAAACATCCGCTTCCTGGCCTGTGGAGTGCCGAAGTCAGCCGCATTCAGATACAGGTCATTAACGGTATATCCGTATGATTCGATAGTGGAGATAAGCTCATTGTGCCGTCCCCATTTCTTCATCCGGTTGACATTCTCAACTATCAGCCATCTGGGCTGCATCGCCTTTATCCAGGGAATTATTCCGATGGCTGTTTCCTTGCTTTTTTCACTGCCAGGCTTTGCTCCGCGAGCGATTGAGTGGGAGGTGCACTCAGGGGACGTCAGTAACACGTCCGGTCGGTGCTTCTTGGCAAGTTGTGAAGGCTTTAATTTTTCTATTGGTGAGCAAATAACCTCGGCGGAAGGAAAATTGCTCTTATAGGTTTCTGTAGCCAATTCCCATGCATCCACGGCAAGCAATGGCTTGGCCTTGGCGTTGACGGCTCCGCGAGCGCCAAACCCGCCACCACAGAAGAGGTCTACAAATGTGATCATAAAATGCACAGCGTTGAGGTCAGATGATGTGCCGATATCATACCAGGCTTATCCACATTTGGCGTTCCCAAATGTGCCGGCTCAAGCTGGTGGAAATTTGTTCGATTATTTCCTTTTTTAGTAAATGTGAAGGTGAATAGAGTGTGGTGTTTCAACAATTACAGTCGTCTATCTGTCCCGAAATTTAATTATCTACCCAAGAGCTAGTGACCGTGTTAGCGGAACTCTGCCGGACCCGCTCATGCAGGCATGATCGCCTCTGTTGCGACAGTGGTCGTCCCCGGGAAAACGTATGAGAATCTTGCGTATCGAGTGATTCTCAAGCGAATCGCTGTCTCGAGAGCCCTTTCTCACTTATCCATATCTGCCGTACAATTTGAATTCATTAGAACAATCAGATTGCTGAGGCACATGGCATGGATGCCGCTTTCAGGTCCACAACAAGATAATAATTCAGGTGGGACAGCTGCTTTATGAACATTGCTGAAAAGGCACCAGCGAGTACAGGGTGGGATAAGGATCAGCTCGCAGTAATAGCCGCAGACAGTGAAGCTCGACTTGCCGTGGAAGCGGGCCCGGGGACCGGCAAGACAGCAGTCGCATGCGCTCGCCTAGCACATTTGATCAGCGAAGAGGACATTGAGCCTACCAATACATGGATGATCAGCTTCACCAGGACTGCTGTTGCGGAAATCCGTGCCCGGCTTCATTCATATGTGGGTGACGATTCATTCTCGATCAGAATAGCAACCGTCGACTCTCATGCATGGTCCATTCATTCCGGACATGATCCCAATGCCCGGCTTACCGGCACCTACGAAGAGAATATTGCGCGCGTTATCGAGCTTCTCAAAACTGACGAGGACGTTTGGGATGAGCTATCCCAGATAGAGCATGTCGTGATTGACGAGGCCCAGGATCTCGTCGGTCAGCGGGCCGATTTGATAGAAGCCCTGGTCGAACGATTGCCCCCAGACTGCGGCGTGACTGTATTTGCTGATGAAGCGCAAGCAATATATGGATTTTCTGATGCAGCCATCGGTGCCCCGAAGGGAACATCAAAAGCGCGGGGCAGGTCATTGTTGGAGCGCCTGCGAGATGCGGAAGAGCTACACTTTACGACACTTGCCTTGCAAGAAATTTATCGGACATCTTCTCCTGGCCTAAAGAACATATTTTCGGGGCTTCGGAATGAGTTGCTCGAGCCACAAAACCATAGGGAGGGACTTCACGGCGATATAGCTAAAAAAATCGGAGACTTAGCCGACACGAGCGGACTCAAATGGAGAGAAATGAAAGTCGCTGACTTTACGGCGGACGACCTTCTTCTCTTCAGAACGAGAGCTGAAGTTCTGATGGCCTCGCAATTCTGCGATCTCCCTCACAGGCTGCGACTCTCCGGCTATGGCGCTACGTTACCTTCCTGGCTTGCTCTATGCTTTTTTGACTTTGTAGAACCATACCTGGGGGAGCGGACCTTTTTCGATCTTTGGTCCGTTCGAGTAGAGAACAAGGCCGCACCCGAATATGGCCCCGCCCAAGCCTGGAGTCTTCTGCTCCGCATTGCCGGCAGACGGGACGGATCAGTTGATATGCAGAGTTTGAGGCGCCGGCTAAGTCAAACCAAGCCTCCCGTTGAGATAGCCGTTCCGGAATATGGATTGCGTGGGCCAATAGTCGGGACCATTCATGCGA from Microbulbifer aggregans includes these protein-coding regions:
- a CDS encoding DNA cytosine methyltransferase, yielding MITFVDLFCGGGFGARGAVNAKAKPLLAVDAWELATETYKSNFPSAEVICSPIEKLKPSQLAKKHRPDVLLTSPECTSHSIARGAKPGSEKSKETAIGIIPWIKAMQPRWLIVENVNRMKKWGRHNELISTIESYGYTVNDLYLNAADFGTPQARKRMFLICDKEGSVITEKDLKSLHKRGLKDARSVIDWSGKYKSTPLYKPGRAQATIERAERAMESLGRGKDFIIVYYGSDYAGGWQSLDAPLRTITTLDRFGLVTWSGTTPYIRMLQPPELLKAMGAGSKHTLPHGNRREKVKLCGNGVCSPVMEMIFRQISQIHLGDRDLAS
- a CDS encoding restriction endonuclease, encoding MNLSKTDLIVDQVYGGSREGNASDDPLPKLLGVDSGAGFRHLGKRPEIETLKLLALKSNFNDSDWPDHLDTESGLFTYFGDNKSVREIHDTPRKGNLILRNLFDARHTSTSFDHFPVILLFGGTGQYRDVRFLGLAVPGAQNLGPDEDLVAIWRAKGSDNQRFQNYKSIFTVLNVPLVSRKWIDDIKDGRTVNSPHAPKIWLDWVNSRKFTPLYAPHSLEIRSKEQQLPEKTEDLKILESIYRKFKENPVRFEYCAVAIARLMMPAIGSCEITRPWRDGGRDAIGSYKIGVGPSAIEVDFALEAKCYKPGSGVGVKELSRLLSRLRHRQFGVMVTTSYLAPQAYTELKDDNHPVVIISAADIVKILKEKVGSHLAITKWLSNF
- a CDS encoding UvrD-helicase domain-containing protein, whose translation is MNIAEKAPASTGWDKDQLAVIAADSEARLAVEAGPGTGKTAVACARLAHLISEEDIEPTNTWMISFTRTAVAEIRARLHSYVGDDSFSIRIATVDSHAWSIHSGHDPNARLTGTYEENIARVIELLKTDEDVWDELSQIEHVVIDEAQDLVGQRADLIEALVERLPPDCGVTVFADEAQAIYGFSDAAIGAPKGTSKARGRSLLERLRDAEELHFTTLALQEIYRTSSPGLKNIFSGLRNELLEPQNHREGLHGDIAKKIGDLADTSGLKWREMKVADFTADDLLLFRTRAEVLMASQFCDLPHRLRLSGYGATLPSWLALCFFDFVEPYLGERTFFDLWSVRVENKAAPEYGPAQAWSLLLRIAGRRDGSVDMQSLRRRLSQTKPPVEIAVPEYGLRGPIVGTIHASKGRESSNVVLLLPNGPEFENLEEEAEEARVLFVGATRARESLIVGESSVYRGSALRSGRAYRSARNRKSVMVEVGRDGDITARGLVGRSEFEAEDAAGAQSFLARNADVITTYTLEADPDLDWRYRVCVGRGGLCVGALTSNITYDLWDILAARGQRNSHKPPGYVNHVRGQGCSTLVLAADDSELEVLNEPWASSGFMLAPRVSAFPPFFFFGRR
- a CDS encoding response regulator, with product MNVWNVLAVDDDPRKLDEIERIFSRGIDDNIFYFTKETSFDEGARLIEKNRFDFVFLDVHEDKNDPDPSIEPAEEDQRGEEILQALQNSRFLPVIFYTGFPDKVRHLCSPLVQVVSKGSSVQEIRAAVQAILDMKLLHLFKYIEEQGRSYMWDSLSSTLDGHWGDIKPREISLLLARHISKSLSKEVIKQLLEMDHKIIDPLEMYLYPPEGDSCNPADVFRSKADSSLWMVLTPACDFEQSKADNVLLARIKSITEHPVYNEWMSAKDALEKIPENERTNEQKQGVKNLKGKVKSLVKNQAGIRYRYLPKAFFLPDCVVDFQELIHLPAEQSEYYEPVCSLDSPFREEMLSAFSKYYGRIGIPDYDSSVILERIEKEYFE
- a CDS encoding very short patch repair endonuclease, which codes for MVDVLSPEQRSYCMSQIKGAGTTPELALRRALWHLGFRYRIKSKLPGKPDIVYPTLKVAIFVDGCFWHKCPKHYSPPKTRAKFWSDKISKNVARDKKNNVLLKKRGWTVVRFWEHEIRDSLEDCVVTVVRALKSRQVKS